Proteins encoded together in one Juglans regia cultivar Chandler chromosome 9, Walnut 2.0, whole genome shotgun sequence window:
- the LOC109008038 gene encoding haloacid dehalogenase-like hydrolase domain-containing protein Sgpp yields the protein MTSTPCGEKSVESCKSSLAALAPLQAVLFDVDGTLCDSDPLHYHAFREMLQEIGFNGGVPITEEFYMENISGKHNDDIAVLLFPDDVQRGLKSTDDKETIFRRLAEEQLKAVNGLYKVKKWIEDRGLKRAAVTNAPKPNAELMISKLGLSDFFDAVILGSDCDHAKPYPDPYLKALEVLHVTKDHTFVFEDSVSGIKAGVAAGMPVVGITTRNPEHSLIEARPAFLVKDYDDPKLWAALEELDKK from the exons ATGACAAGTACCCCATGTGGTGAAAAGTCTGTGGAGAG CTGCAAAAGTTCTCTTGCTGCACTTGCCCCTCTTCAAGCAGTACTATTTGATGTGGATGGAACTTTATGTGATTCAGATCCACTCCATTACCATGCCTTCCGTGAAATGCTTCAAGAG ATTGGTTTTAATGGAGGAGTTCCAATTACTGAGGAATTCTACATGGAGAATATTTCTGGCAAGCATAATGATGATATTGCTGTGTTACTCTTCCCTGATGATGTTCAACGCGGCTTGAAGTCCACAGACGATAAGGAAACCATTTTTCGGAG ATTGGCCGAAGAACAATTGAAAGCTGTGAATGGCCTATATAAAGTGAAAAAATGGATTGAAGATCGAGGCTTGAAACGAGCAGCAGTTACCAATGCACCAAAACCAAATGCCGAACTCATGATATCAAAGCTCGGGCTGTCAGATTTTTTCGATGCTGTCATTCTCGGGAGTGATTGTGACCATGCCAAGCCATATCCAGATCCCTACTTGAAGGCCCTTGAAGTACTCCATGTAACAAAGGATCACACTTTTGTATTTGAG GACTCTGTTTCAGGAATTAAAGCAGGAGTGGCAGCTGGGATGCCGGTTGTTGGTATAACTACCAGAAACCCTGAACACTCTCTGATTGAAGCAAGGCCTGCCTTCCTTGTAAAGGACTATGATGACCCAAAATTGTGGGCAGCTTTAGAAGAGCTCGATAAGAAATAA